In one Silene latifolia isolate original U9 population chromosome 10, ASM4854445v1, whole genome shotgun sequence genomic region, the following are encoded:
- the LOC141606760 gene encoding DNA mismatch repair protein MSH3 isoform X3, which translates to MVKQKQQVISRFFAPKPKQPPSSPPPQPPKSPPPSSTSPKITSTVTFSPAKRLKTSEFISSNTPPSKKSKLSLQKKLLEPSNDVLEPSIEKSHVNLSERSKLSPSIPNSNPTLHQKFLQKLLEPSDEVLEPSPKNTHVGISGKVKYTPLEEQVIELKKKYNDVLLMVEVGYRFRFFGKDAEVAARVLSIYAHVDHNFLTASIPTFRLNVHVRRLVSQGYKVGVVKQTETASIKAHGSNRVGPFTRGLSALYTKATIEAAEDLGGGGGEEGCGEVNSYLCCVVEKEVGVEGNVGGFGVENGVEVRIGVVGVEISTGDVVYGEFNDGFLRSGLEAIVLSLSPAELILGEPLSKRTEKLLLAYAGPASNIRVERASRDCFKDGGALAELMTLFEDTTEGISEHKHDQDKNGEDASEVFRELAIKGIMDMPPLAVQALAITARHLKQFGLEKIFSHHASFRPYSSNSEMSISANTLQQLEILKNNSNGSDSGSLLQTMNHTLAIFGQRLLRHWVTHPLCDRNMITARLDAVAEIAESMGCSNANASASHQLLDDDDLDIAATRSDINKVLSSVLSTLGQSPDIQRGITRIFHKTATPSEFIAVVQAILTAAKQLQQLESRAVSSALLRNVIQTACSANLISYCTKLLSPLNKEAADKQDLLNLISSADGHFAEVSEARMKVEVANEKLESLICLYRKQLKMHKLDFMSVSGTTHLIELPSDSKVPSNWVKVNSTKKTVRYHPPEVLSALDQLSLASEELTIGCRAAWDKFLGDFAKHYAEFQAAVQALATLDCLRSLAILSRTKNYVRPVFVEDKEPAQIQIISGRHPVLENILEDNFVPNDTHLHGDKQFCQIVTGPNMGGKSCYIRQVALITIMAQVGSFVPASSAKLQVLDAVYTRMGASDNIHQGRSTFLEELSEASNILHHCTSRSLLILDELGRGTSTHDGVAIAYATLHHLLQQKRCLVLFVTHYPKIADIQKEFPGVVGSYHVSYLTTQENNHKSLECGQNETKMDQEDVTYLYKLVPGVSQRSFGFKVAQLAQLPPTCIQKAMVMSTELEALIQRRTAKNVKNNITEGYQGTDESDSSENTGLLVKGDSDRIAHLTLACFNFFPKLWSALEKDDAANCLELLKSAHIIATESTSER; encoded by the exons ATGGTGAAGCAAAAACAACAAGTAATCTCCCGTTTCTTTGCACCAAAACCCAAACAACCaccatcatcaccacctccacaACCTCCCAAATCCCCACCTCCTTCATCAACATCTCCAAAAATCACATCAACAGTCACTTTTTCCCCTGCAAAACGCCTCAAAACATCTGAATTCATCTCTTCCAACACTCCTCCATCAAAAAAATCCAAACTTTCTCTTCAAAAGAAGCTTCTAGAACCTTCTAATGATGTTTTAGAACCTTCCATTGAAAAATCCCATGTTAATTTATCAGAAAGATCCAAACTTTCACCTTCAATACCAAATTCCAATCCTACCCTTCATCAGAAATTCCTTCAGAAGCTTCTAGAACCATCTGATGAGGTTCTAGAACCTTCCCCTAAAAATACCCATGTTGGTATTAGTGGTAAGGTTAAGTATACACCACTTGAGGAACAAGTAATTGAATTAAAAAAGAAATATAATGATGTTTTATTAATGGTAGAAGTTGGTTATAGATTTAGGTTTTTTGGTAAAGATGCTGAGGTGGCAGCTAGGGTTTTAAGTATATATGCACATGTTGATCATAATTTTTTAACTGCTAGTATTCCTACATTTAGGTTGAATGTTCATGTTAGGAGGCTAGTTAGTCAAGGGTATAAGGTAGGTGTAGTTAAACAGACTGAGACTGCAAGTATTAAGGCACACGGGTCGAATCGGGTTGGCCCATTTACTCGTGGGTTATCTGCATTGTATACTAAGGCTACTATCGAGGCGGCCGAGGATTTGGGTGGTGGGGGTGGAGAGGAGGGGTGTGGTGAGGTTAATAGTTATTTGTGTTGTGTGGTTGAGAAGGAGGTGGGGGTGGAGGGGAATGTGGGTGGTTTTGGGGTCGAAAACGGGGTTGAGGTGAGAATTGGGGTTGTGGGTGTTGAAATATCAACTGGGGATGTTGTGTATGGAGAGTTTAATGATGGGTTTTTGAGGAGTGGACTTGAGGCTATTGTTTTGAGTTTGTCTCCTGCTGAATTGATTCTTGGGGAGCCTTTGTCTAAAAGGACTGAAAAG TTGCTACTGGCATACGCTGGGCCTGCATCTAATATCCGGGTGGAGCGAGCTTCACGTGATTGTTTTAAAGACGGTGGTGCCCTGGCTGAACTGATGACTTTGTTTGAGGATACAACTGAAGGCATTTCAGAGCATAAGCATGACCAAGATAAAAATGGTGAAGATGCAAGTGAAGTATTCCGTGAGCTAGCTATTAAG GGTATCATGGACATGCCGCCACTGGCTGTGCAAGCATTGGCTATAACTGCACGACATCTCAAACAATTTGGACTTGAAAAGATTTTCTCTCATCATGCTTCATTTCGGCCCTACTCAAGCAACAGCGAGATGAGTATCTCAGCTAACACGCTTCAACAACTAGAG ATATTGAAGAATAACAGCAATGGCTCCGACTCAGGTTCCTTGCTGCAGACTATGAATCACACGCTTGCAATATTTGGCCAAAGGCTTCTAAGGCATTGG GTAACTCACCCATTATGTGATAGAAACATGATAACTGCTCGGCTTGATGCTGTTGCTGAGATTGCAGAATCTATGGGTTGCTCTAACGCTAATGCTTCAGCCAGCCACCAACTTCTTGATGATGATGACTTAGATATAGCAGCTACTCGAAGTGACATAAACAAAGTGCTTTCTTCAGTTTTGAGTACATTAGGACAATCCCCTGATATTCAACGTGGAATTACAAGAATATTCCATAAGACAGCTACCCCTTCTGAG TTCATCGCTGTTGTTCAAGCAATTTTAACGGCTGCAAAACAGCTCCAGCAACTTGAAAGTCGAGCAGTTAGCTCTGCATTATTGAGAAACGTAATTCAGACTGCTTGTTCAGCTAACTTGATAAGCTATTGTACTAAACTTCTATCACCACTAAATAAAGAGGCAGCTGATAAGCAAGATCTACTGAATCTCATTTCTTCTGCTGATGGCCATTTTGCCGAG GTTTCCGAAGCTCGTATGAAGGTtgaagtggcaaatgagaagttgGAATCGTTGATCTGTTTGTACCGCAAGCAACTTAAGATGCACAAATTGGATTTCATGAGTGTTTCTGGGACAACTCATTTGATAGAG TTGCCTTCAGATTCCAAGGTTCCTTCAAATTGGGTGAAAGTAAATAGTACCAAGAAAACTGTTCGTTATCATCCTCCAGAAGTTTTGAGTGCCTTGGACCAATTATCATTGGCAAGTGAGGAACTTACTATTGGTTGTCGTGCTGCTTGGGATAAATTCTTGGGGGATTTCGCCAAGCATTATGCAGAGTTTCAAGCTGCTGTTCAGGCACTTGCTACGTTAGATTGTTTGCGTTCATTGGCAATTTTGTCAAGAACAAAG AATTACGTTCGTCCAGTTTTCGTGGAAGACAAAGAACCAGCTCAAATACAGATTATCTCTGGCCGTCATCCG GTCTTGGAGAATATACTGGAAGACAATTTTGTGCCGAATGACACTCATTTACACGGAGATAAGCAGTTCTGCCAGATTGTTACGGGACCAAACATGGGCGGCAAGAGTTGCTACATTCGCCAAGTTGCTCTCATTACAATCATGGCTCAG GTTGGTTCGTTCGTACCAGCTTCTTCGGCTAAACTTCAGGTTTTGGATGCAGTTTATACCCGAATGGGTGCATCCGACAATATTCATCAAGGGAGGAGCACCTTTCTGGAAGAACTTAGTGAAGCTTCTAACATACTCCACCACTGTACATCACGTTCCCTTCTAATTCTAGATGAATTGGGTAGAGGCACGAGTACTCATGATGGTGTCGCTATTGCCTATGCTACTTTGCACCATCTTCTACAGCAGAAGAGATGCTTGGTACTATTCGTCACTCATTATCCTAAAATTGCTGATATCCAAAAAGAATTTCCTGGTGTGGTCGGATCATACCATGTCTCGTATTTGACAACGCAAGAAAATAATCATAAAAGCCTAGAATGCGGTCAAAATGAGACCAAGATGGACCAAGAAGATGTCACGTACCTATATAAGCTTGTACCGGGTGTCTCTCAGAGAAGCTTTGGTTTTAAAGTCGCACAGCTTGCTCAG CTTCCCCCAACGTGTATTCAGAAGGCAATGGTGATGTCTACTGAGCTCGAGGCATTGATCCAAAGGAGAACGGCAAAGAATGTAAAGAATAATATTACAGAGGGATATCAGGGTACTGATGAAAGTGATTCATCGGAAAATACTGGCTTGTTGGTTAAAGGAGACAGTGATCGCATTGCTCATCTGACTCTTGCGTGTTTTAATTTCTTTCCGAAATTGTGGTCTGCCTTGGAGAAAGATGACGCAGCAAATTGTCTCGAGCTTCTAAAGAGTGCTCACATTATCGCAACAGAATCAACAAGTGAACG ATGA
- the LOC141606760 gene encoding DNA mismatch repair protein MSH3 isoform X1, with amino-acid sequence MVKQKQQVISRFFAPKPKQPPSSPPPQPPKSPPPSSTSPKITSTVTFSPAKRLKTSEFISSNTPPSKKSKLSLQKKLLEPSNDVLEPSIEKSHVNLSERSKLSPSIPNSNPTLHQKFLQKLLEPSDEVLEPSPKNTHVGISGKVKYTPLEEQVIELKKKYNDVLLMVEVGYRFRFFGKDAEVAARVLSIYAHVDHNFLTASIPTFRLNVHVRRLVSQGYKVGVVKQTETASIKAHGSNRVGPFTRGLSALYTKATIEAAEDLGGGGGEEGCGEVNSYLCCVVEKEVGVEGNVGGFGVENGVEVRIGVVGVEISTGDVVYGEFNDGFLRSGLEAIVLSLSPAELILGEPLSKRTEKLLLAYAGPASNIRVERASRDCFKDGGALAELMTLFEDTTEGISEHKHDQDKNGEDASEVFRELAIKGIMDMPPLAVQALAITARHLKQFGLEKIFSHHASFRPYSSNSEMSISANTLQQLEILKNNSNGSDSGSLLQTMNHTLAIFGQRLLRHWVTHPLCDRNMITARLDAVAEIAESMGCSNANASASHQLLDDDDLDIAATRSDINKVLSSVLSTLGQSPDIQRGITRIFHKTATPSEFIAVVQAILTAAKQLQQLESRAVSSALLRNVIQTACSANLISYCTKLLSPLNKEAADKQDLLNLISSADGHFAEVSEARMKVEVANEKLESLICLYRKQLKMHKLDFMSVSGTTHLIELPSDSKVPSNWVKVNSTKKTVRYHPPEVLSALDQLSLASEELTIGCRAAWDKFLGDFAKHYAEFQAAVQALATLDCLRSLAILSRTKNYVRPVFVEDKEPAQIQIISGRHPVLENILEDNFVPNDTHLHGDKQFCQIVTGPNMGGKSCYIRQVALITIMAQVGSFVPASSAKLQVLDAVYTRMGASDNIHQGRSTFLEELSEASNILHHCTSRSLLILDELGRGTSTHDGVAIAYATLHHLLQQKRCLVLFVTHYPKIADIQKEFPGVVGSYHVSYLTTQENNHKSLECGQNETKMDQEDVTYLYKLVPGVSQRSFGFKVAQLAQLPPTCIQKAMVMSTELEALIQRRTAKNVKNNITEGYQGTDESDSSENTGLLVKGDSDRIAHLTLACFNFFPKLWSALEKDDAANCLELLKSAHIIATESTSERFVTSSIPPDPPSKINADEV; translated from the exons ATGGTGAAGCAAAAACAACAAGTAATCTCCCGTTTCTTTGCACCAAAACCCAAACAACCaccatcatcaccacctccacaACCTCCCAAATCCCCACCTCCTTCATCAACATCTCCAAAAATCACATCAACAGTCACTTTTTCCCCTGCAAAACGCCTCAAAACATCTGAATTCATCTCTTCCAACACTCCTCCATCAAAAAAATCCAAACTTTCTCTTCAAAAGAAGCTTCTAGAACCTTCTAATGATGTTTTAGAACCTTCCATTGAAAAATCCCATGTTAATTTATCAGAAAGATCCAAACTTTCACCTTCAATACCAAATTCCAATCCTACCCTTCATCAGAAATTCCTTCAGAAGCTTCTAGAACCATCTGATGAGGTTCTAGAACCTTCCCCTAAAAATACCCATGTTGGTATTAGTGGTAAGGTTAAGTATACACCACTTGAGGAACAAGTAATTGAATTAAAAAAGAAATATAATGATGTTTTATTAATGGTAGAAGTTGGTTATAGATTTAGGTTTTTTGGTAAAGATGCTGAGGTGGCAGCTAGGGTTTTAAGTATATATGCACATGTTGATCATAATTTTTTAACTGCTAGTATTCCTACATTTAGGTTGAATGTTCATGTTAGGAGGCTAGTTAGTCAAGGGTATAAGGTAGGTGTAGTTAAACAGACTGAGACTGCAAGTATTAAGGCACACGGGTCGAATCGGGTTGGCCCATTTACTCGTGGGTTATCTGCATTGTATACTAAGGCTACTATCGAGGCGGCCGAGGATTTGGGTGGTGGGGGTGGAGAGGAGGGGTGTGGTGAGGTTAATAGTTATTTGTGTTGTGTGGTTGAGAAGGAGGTGGGGGTGGAGGGGAATGTGGGTGGTTTTGGGGTCGAAAACGGGGTTGAGGTGAGAATTGGGGTTGTGGGTGTTGAAATATCAACTGGGGATGTTGTGTATGGAGAGTTTAATGATGGGTTTTTGAGGAGTGGACTTGAGGCTATTGTTTTGAGTTTGTCTCCTGCTGAATTGATTCTTGGGGAGCCTTTGTCTAAAAGGACTGAAAAG TTGCTACTGGCATACGCTGGGCCTGCATCTAATATCCGGGTGGAGCGAGCTTCACGTGATTGTTTTAAAGACGGTGGTGCCCTGGCTGAACTGATGACTTTGTTTGAGGATACAACTGAAGGCATTTCAGAGCATAAGCATGACCAAGATAAAAATGGTGAAGATGCAAGTGAAGTATTCCGTGAGCTAGCTATTAAG GGTATCATGGACATGCCGCCACTGGCTGTGCAAGCATTGGCTATAACTGCACGACATCTCAAACAATTTGGACTTGAAAAGATTTTCTCTCATCATGCTTCATTTCGGCCCTACTCAAGCAACAGCGAGATGAGTATCTCAGCTAACACGCTTCAACAACTAGAG ATATTGAAGAATAACAGCAATGGCTCCGACTCAGGTTCCTTGCTGCAGACTATGAATCACACGCTTGCAATATTTGGCCAAAGGCTTCTAAGGCATTGG GTAACTCACCCATTATGTGATAGAAACATGATAACTGCTCGGCTTGATGCTGTTGCTGAGATTGCAGAATCTATGGGTTGCTCTAACGCTAATGCTTCAGCCAGCCACCAACTTCTTGATGATGATGACTTAGATATAGCAGCTACTCGAAGTGACATAAACAAAGTGCTTTCTTCAGTTTTGAGTACATTAGGACAATCCCCTGATATTCAACGTGGAATTACAAGAATATTCCATAAGACAGCTACCCCTTCTGAG TTCATCGCTGTTGTTCAAGCAATTTTAACGGCTGCAAAACAGCTCCAGCAACTTGAAAGTCGAGCAGTTAGCTCTGCATTATTGAGAAACGTAATTCAGACTGCTTGTTCAGCTAACTTGATAAGCTATTGTACTAAACTTCTATCACCACTAAATAAAGAGGCAGCTGATAAGCAAGATCTACTGAATCTCATTTCTTCTGCTGATGGCCATTTTGCCGAG GTTTCCGAAGCTCGTATGAAGGTtgaagtggcaaatgagaagttgGAATCGTTGATCTGTTTGTACCGCAAGCAACTTAAGATGCACAAATTGGATTTCATGAGTGTTTCTGGGACAACTCATTTGATAGAG TTGCCTTCAGATTCCAAGGTTCCTTCAAATTGGGTGAAAGTAAATAGTACCAAGAAAACTGTTCGTTATCATCCTCCAGAAGTTTTGAGTGCCTTGGACCAATTATCATTGGCAAGTGAGGAACTTACTATTGGTTGTCGTGCTGCTTGGGATAAATTCTTGGGGGATTTCGCCAAGCATTATGCAGAGTTTCAAGCTGCTGTTCAGGCACTTGCTACGTTAGATTGTTTGCGTTCATTGGCAATTTTGTCAAGAACAAAG AATTACGTTCGTCCAGTTTTCGTGGAAGACAAAGAACCAGCTCAAATACAGATTATCTCTGGCCGTCATCCG GTCTTGGAGAATATACTGGAAGACAATTTTGTGCCGAATGACACTCATTTACACGGAGATAAGCAGTTCTGCCAGATTGTTACGGGACCAAACATGGGCGGCAAGAGTTGCTACATTCGCCAAGTTGCTCTCATTACAATCATGGCTCAG GTTGGTTCGTTCGTACCAGCTTCTTCGGCTAAACTTCAGGTTTTGGATGCAGTTTATACCCGAATGGGTGCATCCGACAATATTCATCAAGGGAGGAGCACCTTTCTGGAAGAACTTAGTGAAGCTTCTAACATACTCCACCACTGTACATCACGTTCCCTTCTAATTCTAGATGAATTGGGTAGAGGCACGAGTACTCATGATGGTGTCGCTATTGCCTATGCTACTTTGCACCATCTTCTACAGCAGAAGAGATGCTTGGTACTATTCGTCACTCATTATCCTAAAATTGCTGATATCCAAAAAGAATTTCCTGGTGTGGTCGGATCATACCATGTCTCGTATTTGACAACGCAAGAAAATAATCATAAAAGCCTAGAATGCGGTCAAAATGAGACCAAGATGGACCAAGAAGATGTCACGTACCTATATAAGCTTGTACCGGGTGTCTCTCAGAGAAGCTTTGGTTTTAAAGTCGCACAGCTTGCTCAG CTTCCCCCAACGTGTATTCAGAAGGCAATGGTGATGTCTACTGAGCTCGAGGCATTGATCCAAAGGAGAACGGCAAAGAATGTAAAGAATAATATTACAGAGGGATATCAGGGTACTGATGAAAGTGATTCATCGGAAAATACTGGCTTGTTGGTTAAAGGAGACAGTGATCGCATTGCTCATCTGACTCTTGCGTGTTTTAATTTCTTTCCGAAATTGTGGTCTGCCTTGGAGAAAGATGACGCAGCAAATTGTCTCGAGCTTCTAAAGAGTGCTCACATTATCGCAACAGAATCAACAAGTGAACGGTTCGTGACTAGTTCTATTCCCCCGGATCCCCCTAGTAAGATAAACGCTGATGAAGTATAA
- the LOC141606760 gene encoding DNA mismatch repair protein MSH3 isoform X5, translating into MVKQKQQVISRFFAPKPKQPPSSPPPQPPKSPPPSSTSPKITSTVTFSPAKRLKTSEFISSNTPPSKKSKLSLQKKLLEPSNDVLEPSIEKSHVNLSERSKLSPSIPNSNPTLHQKFLQKLLEPSDEVLEPSPKNTHVGISGKVKYTPLEEQVIELKKKYNDVLLMVEVGYRFRFFGKDAEVAARVLSIYAHVDHNFLTASIPTFRLNVHVRRLVSQGYKVGVVKQTETASIKAHGSNRVGPFTRGLSALYTKATIEAAEDLGGGGGEEGCGEVNSYLCCVVEKEVGVEGNVGGFGVENGVEVRIGVVGVEISTGDVVYGEFNDGFLRSGLEAIVLSLSPAELILGEPLSKRTEKLLLAYAGPASNIRVERASRDCFKDGGALAELMTLFEDTTEGISEHKHDQDKNGEDASEVFRELAIKGIMDMPPLAVQALAITARHLKQFGLEKIFSHHASFRPYSSNSEMSISANTLQQLEILKNNSNGSDSGSLLQTMNHTLAIFGQRLLRHWVTHPLCDRNMITARLDAVAEIAESMGCSNANASASHQLLDDDDLDIAATRSDINKVLSSVLSTLGQSPDIQRGITRIFHKTATPSEFIAVVQAILTAAKQLQQLESRAVSSALLRNVIQTACSANLISYCTKLLSPLNKEAADKQDLLNLISSADGHFAEVSEARMKVEVANEKLESLICLYRKQLKMHKLDFMSVSGTTHLIELPSDSKVPSNWVKVNSTKKTVRYHPPEVLSALDQLSLASEELTIGCRAAWDKFLGDFAKHYAEFQAAVQALATLDCLRSLAILSRTKNYVRPVFVEDKEPAQIQIISGRHPVLENILEDNFVPNDTHLHGDKQFCQIVTGPNMGGKSCYIRQVALITIMAQVGSFVPASSAKLQVLDAVYTRMGASDNIHQGRSTFLEELSEASNILHHCTSRSLLILDELGRGTSTHDGVAIAYATLHHLLQQKRCLVLFVTHYPKIADIQKEFPGVVGSYHVSYLTTQENNHKSLECGQNETKMDQEDVTYLYKLVPGVSQRSFGFKVAQLAQQGACIMQLPPTCIQKAMVMSTELEALIQRRTAKNVKNNITEGYQGTDESDSSENTGLLVKGDSDRIAHLTLACFNFFPKLWSALEKDDAANCLELLKSAHIIATESTSERFVTSSIPPDPPSKINADEV; encoded by the exons ATGGTGAAGCAAAAACAACAAGTAATCTCCCGTTTCTTTGCACCAAAACCCAAACAACCaccatcatcaccacctccacaACCTCCCAAATCCCCACCTCCTTCATCAACATCTCCAAAAATCACATCAACAGTCACTTTTTCCCCTGCAAAACGCCTCAAAACATCTGAATTCATCTCTTCCAACACTCCTCCATCAAAAAAATCCAAACTTTCTCTTCAAAAGAAGCTTCTAGAACCTTCTAATGATGTTTTAGAACCTTCCATTGAAAAATCCCATGTTAATTTATCAGAAAGATCCAAACTTTCACCTTCAATACCAAATTCCAATCCTACCCTTCATCAGAAATTCCTTCAGAAGCTTCTAGAACCATCTGATGAGGTTCTAGAACCTTCCCCTAAAAATACCCATGTTGGTATTAGTGGTAAGGTTAAGTATACACCACTTGAGGAACAAGTAATTGAATTAAAAAAGAAATATAATGATGTTTTATTAATGGTAGAAGTTGGTTATAGATTTAGGTTTTTTGGTAAAGATGCTGAGGTGGCAGCTAGGGTTTTAAGTATATATGCACATGTTGATCATAATTTTTTAACTGCTAGTATTCCTACATTTAGGTTGAATGTTCATGTTAGGAGGCTAGTTAGTCAAGGGTATAAGGTAGGTGTAGTTAAACAGACTGAGACTGCAAGTATTAAGGCACACGGGTCGAATCGGGTTGGCCCATTTACTCGTGGGTTATCTGCATTGTATACTAAGGCTACTATCGAGGCGGCCGAGGATTTGGGTGGTGGGGGTGGAGAGGAGGGGTGTGGTGAGGTTAATAGTTATTTGTGTTGTGTGGTTGAGAAGGAGGTGGGGGTGGAGGGGAATGTGGGTGGTTTTGGGGTCGAAAACGGGGTTGAGGTGAGAATTGGGGTTGTGGGTGTTGAAATATCAACTGGGGATGTTGTGTATGGAGAGTTTAATGATGGGTTTTTGAGGAGTGGACTTGAGGCTATTGTTTTGAGTTTGTCTCCTGCTGAATTGATTCTTGGGGAGCCTTTGTCTAAAAGGACTGAAAAG TTGCTACTGGCATACGCTGGGCCTGCATCTAATATCCGGGTGGAGCGAGCTTCACGTGATTGTTTTAAAGACGGTGGTGCCCTGGCTGAACTGATGACTTTGTTTGAGGATACAACTGAAGGCATTTCAGAGCATAAGCATGACCAAGATAAAAATGGTGAAGATGCAAGTGAAGTATTCCGTGAGCTAGCTATTAAG GGTATCATGGACATGCCGCCACTGGCTGTGCAAGCATTGGCTATAACTGCACGACATCTCAAACAATTTGGACTTGAAAAGATTTTCTCTCATCATGCTTCATTTCGGCCCTACTCAAGCAACAGCGAGATGAGTATCTCAGCTAACACGCTTCAACAACTAGAG ATATTGAAGAATAACAGCAATGGCTCCGACTCAGGTTCCTTGCTGCAGACTATGAATCACACGCTTGCAATATTTGGCCAAAGGCTTCTAAGGCATTGG GTAACTCACCCATTATGTGATAGAAACATGATAACTGCTCGGCTTGATGCTGTTGCTGAGATTGCAGAATCTATGGGTTGCTCTAACGCTAATGCTTCAGCCAGCCACCAACTTCTTGATGATGATGACTTAGATATAGCAGCTACTCGAAGTGACATAAACAAAGTGCTTTCTTCAGTTTTGAGTACATTAGGACAATCCCCTGATATTCAACGTGGAATTACAAGAATATTCCATAAGACAGCTACCCCTTCTGAG TTCATCGCTGTTGTTCAAGCAATTTTAACGGCTGCAAAACAGCTCCAGCAACTTGAAAGTCGAGCAGTTAGCTCTGCATTATTGAGAAACGTAATTCAGACTGCTTGTTCAGCTAACTTGATAAGCTATTGTACTAAACTTCTATCACCACTAAATAAAGAGGCAGCTGATAAGCAAGATCTACTGAATCTCATTTCTTCTGCTGATGGCCATTTTGCCGAG GTTTCCGAAGCTCGTATGAAGGTtgaagtggcaaatgagaagttgGAATCGTTGATCTGTTTGTACCGCAAGCAACTTAAGATGCACAAATTGGATTTCATGAGTGTTTCTGGGACAACTCATTTGATAGAG TTGCCTTCAGATTCCAAGGTTCCTTCAAATTGGGTGAAAGTAAATAGTACCAAGAAAACTGTTCGTTATCATCCTCCAGAAGTTTTGAGTGCCTTGGACCAATTATCATTGGCAAGTGAGGAACTTACTATTGGTTGTCGTGCTGCTTGGGATAAATTCTTGGGGGATTTCGCCAAGCATTATGCAGAGTTTCAAGCTGCTGTTCAGGCACTTGCTACGTTAGATTGTTTGCGTTCATTGGCAATTTTGTCAAGAACAAAG AATTACGTTCGTCCAGTTTTCGTGGAAGACAAAGAACCAGCTCAAATACAGATTATCTCTGGCCGTCATCCG GTCTTGGAGAATATACTGGAAGACAATTTTGTGCCGAATGACACTCATTTACACGGAGATAAGCAGTTCTGCCAGATTGTTACGGGACCAAACATGGGCGGCAAGAGTTGCTACATTCGCCAAGTTGCTCTCATTACAATCATGGCTCAG GTTGGTTCGTTCGTACCAGCTTCTTCGGCTAAACTTCAGGTTTTGGATGCAGTTTATACCCGAATGGGTGCATCCGACAATATTCATCAAGGGAGGAGCACCTTTCTGGAAGAACTTAGTGAAGCTTCTAACATACTCCACCACTGTACATCACGTTCCCTTCTAATTCTAGATGAATTGGGTAGAGGCACGAGTACTCATGATGGTGTCGCTATTGCCTATGCTACTTTGCACCATCTTCTACAGCAGAAGAGATGCTTGGTACTATTCGTCACTCATTATCCTAAAATTGCTGATATCCAAAAAGAATTTCCTGGTGTGGTCGGATCATACCATGTCTCGTATTTGACAACGCAAGAAAATAATCATAAAAGCCTAGAATGCGGTCAAAATGAGACCAAGATGGACCAAGAAGATGTCACGTACCTATATAAGCTTGTACCGGGTGTCTCTCAGAGAAGCTTTGGTTTTAAAGTCGCACAGCTTGCTCAG CAAGGTGCTTGTATTATGCAGCTTCCCCCAACGTGTATTCAGAAGGCAATGGTGATGTCTACTGAGCTCGAGGCATTGATCCAAAGGAGAACGGCAAAGAATGTAAAGAATAATATTACAGAGGGATATCAGGGTACTGATGAAAGTGATTCATCGGAAAATACTGGCTTGTTGGTTAAAGGAGACAGTGATCGCATTGCTCATCTGACTCTTGCGTGTTTTAATTTCTTTCCGAAATTGTGGTCTGCCTTGGAGAAAGATGACGCAGCAAATTGTCTCGAGCTTCTAAAGAGTGCTCACATTATCGCAACAGAATCAACAAGTGAACGGTTCGTGACTAGTTCTATTCCCCCGGATCCCCCTAGTAAGATAAACGCTGATGAAGTATAA